In a genomic window of Ipomoea triloba cultivar NCNSP0323 chromosome 3, ASM357664v1:
- the LOC116013145 gene encoding uncharacterized protein LOC116013145, whose translation MESLRAGKLFIDLHNDRPKTYVEAIQRASRQADTEEAVRQKRQREAAGSNSKRSRPESRSRTEPEHPSRTEVRRGSERMGAPPPRPTISQPVHEVKDTLPPPPPLKHGDQPEVLPSGGVSSKYCRYHRSTTHTTDECSYLRREIEAMIQKGAPPPPNQWRRHPGSDKTDSRSDRGKQPASEEEEANWKHKPVINMIVGGPEGGDSSSSRKAWAQQLYVGTIYGRDDGLKKVCREPILFTDEDLPRSQHPHRDALVIAMDIHGTVVRRVLVDTGSSVNILYLEVFERLGLQRNKLIPVKTPLAGFTGDSIESEGSIRLPVEIGTFPNLRSIEMEFVVVDLSCSHNMILGRPGLEDLGALISLEHLCMKFLTPNRIGVVRCDQKAARDCYLQSCREIGKKDLRVHAITSREEQLKSLDRPEPAVELEEIEIDPLHPERRVKIGIGLAEKVKQEII comes from the coding sequence ATGGAGTCGCTTCGAGCGGGCAAGTTGTTCATTGATCTCCACAATGACCGCCCGAAGACGTATGTGGAAGCTATCCAAAGAGCAAGTCGTCAGGCGGACACGGAAGAGGCGGTAAGACAAAAACGGCAGCGAGAAGCTGCTGGGTCAAACTCTAAGCGATCACGACCCGAGTCCAGGAGTCGGACGGAACCTGAGCACCCCAGCCGTACTGAGGTACGACGAGGATCCGAGAGGATGGGAGCTCCTCCCCCTCGCCCCACCATATCCCAGCCCGTTCACGAGGTTAAAGACACCCTGCCTCCCCCTCCGCCTTTGAAACATGGAGATCAGCCCGAGGTCTTGCCCTCGGGAGGGGTTTCTTCAAAGTATTGTCGATACCATCGATCGACTACACACACCACGGATGAATGTTCTTACCTGCGAAGAGAAATAGAGGCAATGATACAGAAAGGCGCTCCGCCTCCACCTAATCAATGGAGGCGGCATCCGGGTTCCGATAAGACAGATTCGCGTTCCGACCGAGGAAAACAGCCTGCCTCTGAGGAAGAGGAGGCTAACTGGAAACACAAGCCCGTCATTAACATGATAGTAGGAGGACCGGAAGGAGGAGATTCGTCTAGTTCTCGGAAAGCTTGGGCTCAGCAACTATATGTGGGAACCATTTACGGTCGAGATGATGGCTTGAAAAAGGTATGTCGCGAACCTATTCTGTTTACGGATGAAGACTTACCTAGAAGCCAACATCCCCATCGGGATGCATTGGTTATTGCCATGGACATCCATGGCACGGTAGTCCGAAGAGTTTTAGTGGATACGGGGAGTAGCGTGAACATCTTATATCTAGAGGTGTTCGAGAGGCTGGGGTTACAACGCAACAAGTTAATACCTGTGAAAACACCCTTGGCCGGTTTTACCGGGGACTCAATCGAGTCGGAGGGGTCCATACGTCTACCGGTTGAAATTGGGACCTTTCCCAATCTTCGGAGCATAGAAATGGAGTTCGTGGTAGTAGACCTATCCTGCTCTCATAATATGATTCTAGGACGACCCGGACTAGAAGATTTGGGCGCTCTCATTTCTCTTGAGCATCTTTGCATGAAATTCCTAACCCCGAATAGAATAGGAGTTGTTCGATGCGATCAAAAGGCAGCTAGGGATTGTTATTTACAGTCTTGCCGAGAGATTGGGAAAAAGGACTTGAGGGTTCATGCCATTACTAGTCGAGAGGAGCAGCTCAAGAGTCTTGACCGACCAGAGCCGGCGGTAGAACTAGAAGAAATTGAGATCGACCCTTTGCACCCTGAAAGACGAGTAAAAATTGGAATCGGTTTGGCTGAGAAAGTCAAACAGGAGATCATCTAG